One segment of Rickettsiella grylli DNA contains the following:
- a CDS encoding pyridoxal-phosphate dependent enzyme has product MNYYLKIFNKLISDYANKFSGYNKNRLTPLLYNHQMSMDFNINLYIKREDTIDNIGSGNKYRKISYIIDDAVSKKSTVLVTTGSVASNQCKAVSYFAAANQLKAHVVYGGDTQKKPHHAQGNYLLTSLFNPSVTWFEESKWEDISNKMDEIVDALLDRGESVYRINSGASEWPGIVGSIELGFELAGQCFENNIDGEVNIVLPFGSGGTCLGLHVAADILGLSWNIYGMCIGDEPDIGMKRLENMKFDLLKRIPFLSNNIQNVFLLKLPSNGKYDEPSKIELDAMQKALQNYALLLDTNYMIKAYLGLNFLTSLDQSTRKKVTILLHTGGSIGIFNLNNNMMNWHANQFKDWVV; this is encoded by the coding sequence GTGAATTATTATCTAAAAATTTTCAACAAATTGATTTCTGATTATGCTAATAAATTTTCAGGATATAATAAGAATCGTTTAACACCCCTCCTTTACAATCATCAAATGTCCATGGATTTTAATATTAATTTATATATTAAGCGTGAAGATACTATTGACAATATAGGATCAGGTAATAAATATCGAAAAATATCCTATATCATTGATGATGCCGTTTCTAAAAAATCAACCGTTTTGGTTACGACGGGTAGCGTGGCATCTAATCAGTGTAAAGCGGTTTCTTATTTTGCAGCCGCAAACCAACTGAAAGCTCATGTGGTTTATGGTGGTGATACTCAAAAGAAGCCTCACCATGCACAAGGGAATTATTTGCTAACGAGTTTGTTTAATCCTTCAGTAACATGGTTCGAAGAAAGTAAATGGGAAGATATCTCCAATAAGATGGATGAAATAGTCGATGCGCTTTTAGATAGAGGCGAGTCTGTTTATAGAATAAATTCAGGAGCTTCTGAATGGCCCGGTATAGTAGGCAGTATTGAGCTAGGTTTTGAACTTGCGGGTCAATGTTTTGAAAACAATATTGATGGTGAAGTGAATATTGTCCTTCCATTTGGCTCAGGTGGTACTTGTTTAGGACTACATGTCGCAGCAGATATTCTAGGCTTGTCTTGGAATATTTATGGCATGTGTATTGGTGATGAGCCCGATATAGGGATGAAACGATTAGAAAATATGAAGTTTGATCTATTAAAAAGAATACCTTTTCTTTCTAATAACATTCAAAATGTATTTCTTTTAAAACTTCCGTCTAATGGTAAATACGATGAGCCGAGCAAAATTGAGCTAGATGCAATGCAAAAAGCTTTGCAAAATTATGCTTTATTACTAGATACCAATTATATGATAAAAGCATATCTTGGTTTAAATTTTTTAACTTCATTAGATCAATCCACTAGAAAAAAAGTAACCATTCTGCTGCATACGGGTGGTTCAATAGGGATTTTTAATCTAAATAATAATATGATGAATTGGCATGCGAACCAATTCAAGGATTGGGTAGTTTGA
- a CDS encoding class I SAM-dependent methyltransferase: MKFEIKTNQHGWNLRTSVHINSSFYDVEGFLKGKSTLNFPEREFLSDVFRKKLLHLQCHFGLDTLSFSRMGAETVGVDLSSEAINYAKILCKKSNINSQFIIGDVHQLSQYIAANTFDIIYSSYGVICWLYDLDIWAKEIFKVLKKNGEFVLIEFHPILDYVYNGNISGKLQYFSDGQTVCEETTGTYTDRESPIKYSEYRWKHNLADVVSALLNTTMKLEKMKEYPYTPFKLFEDLDINNKFGWSNSSNKNQYPYLYALKFRK, translated from the coding sequence ATGAAATTTGAAATTAAAACAAATCAACATGGATGGAATCTTAGGACAAGTGTTCACATCAACTCTAGTTTTTATGATGTTGAAGGTTTTTTGAAAGGAAAATCGACTTTAAATTTTCCAGAGCGGGAATTTTTATCAGATGTTTTTCGTAAAAAATTACTTCATCTCCAATGTCATTTCGGGCTAGATACATTATCATTTTCTCGAATGGGAGCTGAGACTGTTGGGGTTGACTTATCATCAGAAGCAATAAATTATGCTAAAATCTTGTGTAAAAAGTCCAATATTAACTCTCAATTTATTATTGGAGACGTCCATCAGTTAAGTCAATATATAGCAGCAAATACATTTGATATTATCTATTCATCTTATGGTGTTATTTGCTGGTTATATGATTTGGATATCTGGGCAAAAGAAATTTTTAAAGTTTTAAAAAAAAACGGAGAATTTGTTTTAATTGAGTTTCACCCTATACTAGACTATGTCTACAATGGAAATATAAGCGGCAAACTGCAATACTTTTCAGACGGTCAAACAGTGTGTGAAGAGACAACCGGAACTTATACTGATCGTGAATCACCTATTAAATATTCTGAATATAGATGGAAACATAATCTTGCTGATGTGGTAAGTGCATTGCTGAACACTACCATGAAGCTTGAAAAGATGAAAGAATACCCCTACACACCATTTAAGCTGTTCGAGGATTTAGATATAAATAATAAATTTGGTTGGTCTAACTCATCAAATAAAAATCAATACCCATATTTATATGCTCTAAAATTTAGAAAATGA
- a CDS encoding carbamoyltransferase, which produces MNILGINSFFEHPAVALIANGKLLFAMEDERLTRIKHGRKYSPYQTYVPFQAIYSALNSQNMTFKDIHEIAYSYDRWAHLKSLWGCLINRRRSSLKQEISAFRTASNVFPSIKSGFEIPHRTKQIMSPKYLLNVRYKEWDHHLSHAASAFFCSGFSESLVIVSDGSGENATTSIYLGKEGYLKKIASTILPHSLGFFYSCMTQHLGFEPFSDEYKVMGMSAYGKDLYRQQMQQLVLIKPNGLYAIDAKKLFNLSSFLGTERKYNSVLDQKHFDMARSAQIRLEEILEHIMLHFMKKYHAANLCLAGGTFLNILANSRLVSNPVVKNYFIQPASHDAGTAIGAAALSWVQSGGCPQLSWESMFLGTEYSDNEIETSLKQANLSYKKLSLSESIQTLAKLLSNEKIVALHRGRMEFGPRALGNRSLLASPRSEKTRTKLNSLKVREQFRPLAPLVTSDSFETYFEGLPNRYMMLIVKARDIAKAKIPAVVHHDGTARAQVIYKEQDSYLYDLLKAFEAYSQVPVLINTSLNVRGKPIDESPYDSLSSFFISGIDYLMMGSYLVKNPVHATQSASLKKVFEYEI; this is translated from the coding sequence ACTCGGATTAAACATGGCAGAAAATACAGTCCATATCAAACCTATGTGCCATTTCAAGCAATATATTCTGCCTTAAACTCTCAAAACATGACCTTTAAAGATATTCATGAGATTGCCTACTCGTATGATAGATGGGCTCATTTGAAAAGTCTATGGGGTTGTTTAATTAACCGCAGACGCTCCTCACTCAAACAGGAGATTTCAGCATTTCGAACTGCATCGAATGTATTTCCATCGATAAAAAGTGGCTTTGAAATACCACATCGCACAAAACAGATTATGTCCCCTAAGTATTTATTAAATGTGCGTTACAAAGAATGGGATCACCATTTGTCACACGCTGCATCCGCATTTTTTTGTTCAGGTTTTTCTGAATCACTCGTGATTGTTTCAGATGGTAGTGGCGAAAATGCGACTACATCCATCTATTTAGGAAAAGAGGGTTATTTAAAAAAAATAGCGTCAACAATTTTGCCACACTCGTTGGGATTTTTTTATTCATGTATGACACAACACTTGGGGTTTGAACCTTTCTCTGATGAATATAAAGTCATGGGAATGTCTGCTTATGGAAAAGATTTATATCGTCAACAAATGCAACAGCTTGTTTTAATAAAGCCTAATGGGTTATACGCTATTGATGCTAAGAAGCTGTTTAATTTAAGCTCATTTTTAGGTACTGAACGTAAATACAATTCTGTTTTGGATCAAAAGCATTTCGATATGGCACGATCGGCTCAAATCAGACTTGAAGAAATCCTAGAGCATATAATGCTGCATTTTATGAAAAAATATCACGCTGCCAATCTTTGTTTAGCGGGTGGAACATTTCTCAACATACTCGCTAATAGCCGCTTAGTAAGTAACCCTGTTGTGAAAAATTATTTTATTCAGCCCGCATCACATGACGCAGGGACAGCCATTGGAGCTGCGGCGTTAAGTTGGGTGCAATCAGGTGGTTGTCCACAGTTATCTTGGGAATCAATGTTTTTGGGCACTGAGTATTCAGATAATGAAATTGAAACATCGCTAAAACAAGCAAACTTATCCTATAAAAAACTTTCATTATCTGAGTCTATTCAGACGTTAGCCAAGTTACTCTCTAATGAGAAAATTGTTGCACTTCATCGGGGTAGAATGGAGTTTGGTCCTCGCGCGCTTGGCAATCGCAGTTTGTTAGCTTCCCCTCGATCAGAAAAAACTCGCACTAAACTAAATTCATTAAAAGTGAGAGAACAATTTAGACCTTTAGCACCTTTGGTGACCTCTGATTCTTTTGAAACCTATTTTGAAGGCTTACCCAATCGATATATGATGTTAATTGTAAAAGCTCGAGATATTGCAAAGGCTAAAATACCTGCTGTCGTGCATCATGATGGAACTGCAAGAGCACAAGTTATATATAAAGAACAGGATAGTTATCTTTATGACCTGCTTAAAGCATTTGAAGCATATTCGCAAGTACCTGTTTTGATCAACACGTCATTAAATGTTCGTGGAAAACCTATTGATGAAAGCCCTTACGATTCGCTTTCTTCATTCTTTATATCGGGAATTGATTATCTCATGATGGGTAGTTATTTGGTTAAAAATCCTGTTCATGCAACACAAAGTGCATCCTTAAAAAAGGTGTTTGAATATGAAATTTGA